One Aureibacillus halotolerans genomic region harbors:
- a CDS encoding YitT family protein, translated as MEQKKKRFLYKLLTRLILVPIGALIVAIGLEIFLVPNEIIDGGITGISIMLSSVTPLSLGIYLFLLNLPFVFLGYKQIGKTFALTTLLGVTCLAISTFALHDVPGLIEDQLLSSVFGGLLVGVGVGLVIRNGGSTDGTEVLAVLFTKKSPFSVGEIVLFLNFFIIATAGFVYNWESALYSMIAYFIAYKMIDVTVAGMDGSKSVWIISDKAHEIGSAINDRLGRGVTYLHGEGAFSGDDKKVIFTVITRVEESKLHSIVEDMDENAFLAVGNIQDVKGGQFKKRDIH; from the coding sequence ATGGAACAAAAAAAGAAACGATTTTTATACAAATTATTAACACGATTAATACTTGTGCCAATTGGAGCTTTGATTGTTGCCATCGGGCTTGAAATTTTCTTAGTCCCGAATGAGATTATTGATGGCGGTATTACGGGTATCTCCATTATGCTTTCAAGTGTCACACCGCTCAGTCTAGGTATTTATTTGTTCCTTTTAAATCTTCCTTTTGTTTTTTTAGGCTACAAGCAAATTGGGAAAACCTTTGCTTTAACGACCTTGCTAGGCGTTACATGTTTAGCGATAAGCACCTTTGCCCTTCATGACGTTCCAGGGCTTATAGAGGATCAGCTCTTGTCATCTGTTTTTGGGGGGTTGCTTGTTGGAGTCGGTGTTGGGCTTGTGATTCGAAATGGTGGTTCAACGGATGGCACAGAAGTGCTTGCCGTCTTATTTACAAAAAAATCGCCGTTCTCAGTTGGAGAAATTGTGCTTTTCCTTAACTTCTTCATAATCGCTACCGCCGGATTTGTGTACAATTGGGAAAGTGCGCTGTACTCAATGATTGCTTACTTTATTGCCTATAAAATGATTGATGTTACAGTTGCCGGGATGGACGGATCAAAATCTGTTTGGATTATTTCTGATAAAGCACACGAGATTGGAAGTGCAATTAATGACCGTCTTGGTCGTGGTGTCACCTATCTACATGGAGAAGGCGCCTTTTCTGGAGACGATAAAAAGGTGATTTTTACCGTCATCACGCGTGTTGAGGAATCCAAGCTACATAGCATCGTCGAGGATATGGATGAGAATGCCTTTCTAGCCGTCGGAAACATTCAAGACGTCAAAGGTGGTCAGTTCAAAAAACGCGATATTCATTAA
- the hemH gene encoding ferrochelatase, whose amino-acid sequence MSKRKVGLLVMAYGTPYEEKDIEDYYTHIRRGRVPSPEMLADLTDRYKAIGGVSPLARITIEQGEALARELNERDDSKEYILYIGLKHITPFIEEAVDQMKADGISEAVSIVLAPHYSTFSVKSYNGRAKEHAAKIGGPVISAVESWYEEPAFISYWVQAINDVYATMNGEERERAVLIVSAHSLPEKILQNGDPYPEQLRATAVAIKDQADIGDYAIGWQSEGNTPDPWLGPDVQDLTRSLYASEGYQAFVYAPVGFVADHLEVLYDNDYECKVVTDELGVSYYRPPMPNVDQLFIEALANACEKKMS is encoded by the coding sequence ATGAGCAAACGTAAAGTCGGACTACTTGTCATGGCCTATGGGACGCCCTATGAAGAAAAAGATATTGAGGATTATTATACCCATATTCGAAGAGGCCGTGTGCCATCACCTGAAATGCTTGCTGATCTCACCGATCGCTATAAAGCGATTGGTGGCGTGTCACCACTCGCCCGAATTACCATCGAGCAAGGCGAAGCGCTTGCGAGGGAGCTGAATGAGCGGGATGACAGCAAGGAGTATATCCTTTACATAGGACTAAAGCATATTACTCCTTTTATAGAAGAAGCTGTTGATCAAATGAAAGCAGATGGGATTTCAGAAGCGGTCAGTATTGTCCTTGCGCCGCACTATTCGACGTTTTCGGTGAAATCCTATAATGGTCGGGCGAAGGAACATGCGGCTAAAATTGGCGGTCCTGTAATCAGTGCAGTGGAAAGTTGGTATGAAGAGCCTGCGTTTATTTCGTATTGGGTTCAAGCCATTAACGACGTCTATGCAACCATGAATGGCGAGGAAAGGGAACGTGCCGTTTTAATCGTATCTGCACACTCCTTACCAGAAAAAATTCTGCAAAACGGCGATCCATATCCTGAGCAATTACGGGCAACGGCAGTAGCCATCAAGGACCAGGCGGACATTGGAGACTACGCAATTGGTTGGCAAAGCGAAGGCAATACGCCAGATCCGTGGTTAGGTCCAGATGTCCAAGATTTAACACGCTCCCTGTATGCATCCGAGGGGTACCAAGCATTTGTTTACGCACCAGTCGGTTTTGTGGCCGACCATTTAGAAGTACTTTACGACAACGATTATGAATGCAAAGTTGTGACCGATGAGCTCGGGGTGTCCTATTATAGACCGCCTATGCCAAACGTCGACCAATTGTTTATCGAGGCCCTTGCCAATGCTTGCGAAAAGAAGATGTCGTAG
- the hemE gene encoding uroporphyrinogen decarboxylase: MSLSNDTFLRACKGEKTPHVPVWFMRQAGRSQPEYRKIKETHSLFDITKDPELCAYVTRLPVEQYGVDAAILYKDIMTPFAGVGVDVDIKTGVGPVIDDPIRTRADIERIGQLDAEASIPYILDTIRLLKTQLDVPLIGFSGAPFTLASYLIEGRPSKNYHRTKAMMYAEPEQWQLLMNKLGDMIIAYVKAQVDAGVDAIQLFDSWVGAVSVEDYRIHIKPVMTRIVTACKSFGVPVTMFGVGASHLAEEWHSLPIDVVGLDWRLSVNEARERGLHKTVMGNLDPSFLLAPWPVIEARAKAILDQGLQSDRFIFNLGHGVFPEVSPATLKQLTTFVHTYSREVKDRRGEA, translated from the coding sequence ATGTCGTTGTCCAACGATACATTTTTGCGTGCCTGTAAGGGAGAAAAGACACCACACGTCCCAGTGTGGTTTATGAGACAAGCAGGGCGTTCACAGCCGGAATACAGAAAAATAAAAGAAACCCATTCGTTGTTTGACATTACAAAGGATCCAGAGTTGTGTGCCTATGTGACTAGGCTTCCGGTCGAGCAATACGGAGTGGATGCGGCGATTCTTTACAAAGACATTATGACTCCCTTTGCGGGCGTTGGTGTCGATGTTGATATAAAAACAGGAGTAGGTCCTGTGATTGATGACCCTATCCGAACGAGGGCGGATATTGAACGAATTGGTCAACTTGATGCTGAAGCGAGCATTCCCTATATTCTTGATACGATCCGATTGCTAAAAACGCAGCTTGACGTGCCATTGATCGGTTTTAGTGGAGCTCCATTTACACTTGCCAGCTATTTGATTGAAGGCCGTCCGTCAAAAAACTATCATCGAACAAAGGCAATGATGTACGCTGAGCCTGAACAGTGGCAACTTTTAATGAATAAGCTCGGTGACATGATTATTGCGTATGTAAAAGCACAAGTAGATGCTGGGGTCGACGCGATTCAGTTGTTTGACTCATGGGTTGGCGCGGTCAGTGTGGAGGATTATCGTATACACATTAAACCTGTAATGACACGGATTGTAACGGCTTGTAAATCGTTTGGTGTGCCTGTAACGATGTTTGGCGTGGGAGCGAGTCATCTTGCAGAGGAATGGCACTCCTTGCCAATTGATGTCGTTGGACTGGACTGGCGCTTAAGCGTGAACGAGGCAAGAGAGCGAGGTCTCCATAAAACCGTTATGGGCAACCTTGATCCATCCTTCCTCCTCGCCCCATGGCCTGTCATAGAAGCTCGTGCTAAAGCGATATTAGATCAAGGGCTACAAAGTGATCGGTTTATCTTTAATTTAGGGCACGGTGTATTTCCAGAAGTTTCGCCGGCGACACTAAAACAGCTGACAACATTTGTTCACACATACTCGAGAGAAGTGAAAGACAGAAGAGGTGAGGCTTAA
- a CDS encoding Cof-type HAD-IIB family hydrolase, whose product MANGRFSGILLVSDMDGTLLSTTKTISTENKDAIRYFTENGGTFTLATGRIPRSAGQYIADLAINAPGVFYNGGMIYDLHKQSVVFEQALSPEAEATATAYINAYPTCGAEVYSQGVLHIVRSHPLIEKHLTVEAFISKRVNSFADVPHPWQKVIFVDDSKQIDEMEKNAPEADDVGHYVRSDEMFFELLPPNVSKGRALKKLAAMLDIPMNRVAAVGDNMNDEDMLKTAGAGFAVSNACDAIRQCAPYGCCANDDHAIVEVVKWIETNWAPSVATNA is encoded by the coding sequence ATGGCAAATGGACGTTTTTCAGGCATTTTGCTTGTTTCTGATATGGATGGAACCCTACTCAGCACAACAAAAACCATTAGTACGGAAAACAAGGACGCAATTCGTTATTTCACCGAGAATGGCGGCACTTTCACATTAGCAACTGGACGTATTCCCCGATCAGCGGGTCAATACATAGCCGACCTTGCCATTAATGCTCCCGGTGTTTTTTACAACGGTGGCATGATATACGATCTCCACAAACAAAGCGTCGTGTTTGAACAAGCATTGTCACCAGAAGCCGAAGCGACAGCAACGGCGTATATAAACGCTTACCCTACCTGTGGCGCTGAGGTGTACAGCCAGGGTGTTCTTCATATTGTGCGCAGCCATCCTTTAATAGAGAAGCATCTAACGGTTGAAGCCTTTATTAGCAAACGTGTCAATTCCTTTGCTGACGTGCCGCACCCGTGGCAAAAGGTCATTTTCGTAGATGATTCTAAACAAATTGACGAAATGGAAAAAAATGCACCTGAAGCGGATGATGTCGGTCATTATGTTCGTTCGGATGAAATGTTTTTCGAGCTCCTGCCTCCAAACGTCTCCAAAGGTAGAGCGTTAAAAAAGCTGGCGGCCATGCTCGACATCCCAATGAACCGAGTAGCCGCAGTCGGTGACAATATGAATGACGAAGATATGTTGAAAACCGCTGGCGCGGGATTCGCCGTCTCCAACGCCTGTGACGCCATCCGTCAATGCGCACCTTATGGCTGTTGTGCGAACGATGATCACGCCATCGTAGAAGTTGTTAAATGGATTGAAACGAATTGGGCGCCAAGCGTAGCAACAAACGCATAG
- the hemY gene encoding protoporphyrinogen oxidase, whose translation MSKHIVVIGGGITGLTAAYRLEQAARESNGQLTYTLLEGSPRLGGKIRTLRKDGYIIERGPDSFLERKTSAVELCKELGLEDELVRNATGQSYVLIDQTLHPIPEGAVMGIPTSFRPFLMSKMFTPGAKLRAGADLFLSKSKGSEDQSVGFFFRRRFGNQVVDHLIEPLLSGIYGGDIDRLSLLSVFPQFYKIEQEKRSLILGLKSTQPTTPKKKIGQFLTLKSGLETLIETLASELVHGEIRTGTAVKQLQQKSSGGFTVNTESGTLDADAVLLALDHKQIPKLLKHEPVVQSLVDMPSSSVATVAMAFPKEAVSGLKDGTGFVVSKKSDYDITACTWTQKKWPHTTPEGHVLLRAYVGRPGNEAIIEQSDDAIVGIAMQDLKKVININEKPTFSVVTRWHQATPQYTVGHQKRIHTIKQTLQQNYPGLLLAGSSFEGLGLPDCIKQANEAAQELLSFIDSTATSTMVKK comes from the coding sequence ATGTCAAAACACATCGTCGTCATAGGTGGAGGCATTACAGGATTGACAGCTGCTTACCGACTTGAACAAGCGGCACGTGAGTCCAATGGTCAATTAACCTATACCCTACTTGAAGGGTCGCCGCGTCTTGGTGGGAAAATTCGAACATTACGTAAGGATGGCTACATTATTGAGCGAGGTCCAGATTCCTTTCTTGAGCGGAAAACAAGCGCGGTTGAACTGTGTAAAGAACTTGGACTCGAGGATGAACTGGTGCGCAATGCGACGGGTCAATCGTATGTGCTAATTGATCAAACGCTGCATCCCATCCCAGAAGGTGCGGTGATGGGAATCCCGACCTCGTTTCGTCCATTTCTTATGTCAAAAATGTTTACGCCAGGTGCTAAACTCCGTGCTGGAGCGGATTTGTTTTTATCAAAAAGCAAAGGGAGCGAAGATCAGTCGGTCGGCTTTTTCTTCCGCCGCAGGTTCGGTAATCAAGTTGTCGATCATTTAATTGAACCTTTGCTTTCAGGTATTTATGGGGGGGACATTGATCGTTTAAGCCTGTTATCGGTGTTTCCTCAATTTTATAAAATCGAGCAGGAAAAACGCTCATTGATTCTAGGCCTCAAAAGCACGCAACCAACAACACCCAAAAAGAAAATTGGTCAGTTTCTCACCTTGAAAAGCGGTCTTGAAACATTGATCGAGACGCTCGCATCAGAGCTCGTCCACGGTGAAATTAGAACAGGCACTGCCGTGAAACAACTCCAACAAAAGTCATCGGGAGGTTTTACGGTCAATACGGAAAGCGGAACCTTAGACGCAGACGCAGTTCTTTTGGCACTGGATCACAAGCAGATTCCGAAACTATTAAAACATGAGCCTGTTGTCCAGTCGCTTGTCGATATGCCCTCCTCATCCGTAGCTACAGTGGCGATGGCCTTTCCGAAGGAAGCAGTGAGCGGCTTAAAGGATGGTACTGGGTTTGTTGTATCGAAGAAAAGCGATTACGACATCACCGCATGCACATGGACACAGAAAAAATGGCCGCATACGACTCCGGAAGGGCATGTGCTTTTGCGGGCATATGTGGGAAGACCAGGCAATGAAGCCATCATCGAGCAGTCAGATGATGCGATTGTCGGTATTGCGATGCAGGACCTCAAAAAAGTGATCAATATTAATGAGAAGCCAACCTTTTCTGTTGTTACTAGGTGGCACCAAGCCACGCCACAATATACAGTTGGCCATCAAAAACGCATTCATACCATTAAACAAACATTACAGCAAAACTACCCAGGCTTGCTGCTGGCTGGCTCTTCTTTTGAAGGCTTGGGTCTGCCAGATTGTATCAAACAGGCCAATGAGGCAGCACAAGAGCTGCTTAGCTTTATCGATTCGACAGCAACATCGACCATGGTCAAAAAATAG